The segment TTTTTTTAGATGAAGTGATCAACTGGTCATTTTATGGACACATGAAGTAAAAGTTATTTGTCAGTTCCTGTGAACAGAACTGTTTCTCTAATCATCTTGCACAAACTCTTTTGGTGACGTGTGCATTGGTGCTTCTATTTGTCTTGACCTACTATAATGTGCTAAGTCATAGTTTCAGGACAAAAGACCTCACCTACTTTTATGCTTAGATTCAACATATACTTTGAACGAAAAAGTCAATCTTAGTTCAAGAAACAAAGATCCAGCTGTTGAACGTGTAGGACACATTTACTGGTTGTTGAAGATGGaatgagtaaaaataatgcaaaagTGAAAATTTGGCCCAAAAGCATGTTCTTATCTCAAATTTGGTCAAGCCCGCAGAAATCAACATTTACTTTGGGTTGGAAGTTAATCAAAGCTCTAGAATAAGACCTAGAGGTCCTCCTAGGGAGATAGTTCTGTTTTAGGAACAAGGATATGGTGTGTTTATACTTATCGAGTCTTTGAGATTCACCGCAGAAATGTGCTCGAAGGAGCTTTTAAAGAGAATAAGGATTTCATATTGCAAGGGGTGAAACTTctcttttaatgaaaattctCAGTGTTTTCCATTTGACAGTAAGTACCCACTTTTTTGCGCATCTTAATAGCAGCACTAAGTCAGAAAAACATTTGTTCTGGATGAGCTAAACCTTGTCTGTTTGGAGTAACTCTAGCTTGGGATTCACCGGCTATTGTCTTCTGCGTCAACTGTTCATGCTCACTTGTTAGTCATATATTTTCTGACACCACCATAAATCGTTTGCATTGGGTTAGAGATGTTCTAGTTAAATGAATTTTCCTTCCCAGTGTGTTTAACCTTTCTCCACTATCATTTTCCTCAGAAATATTTACTGGATTTTTTTTTCGAGGCATCCGTCTTTCCCtgttatgaaatatatatgcTGCCTTTGAATTGTTTTACCTACAACTGCATTTGAAGTTCTATGACACATGCAGTCATTATAGcagaaattatttatataatatcagCTTATTGCTACTTCTGCATTTGGGAATTTACTGATTTGAGAAGTTTACTCTGTGCAGCGGAATGTTTTAAGGACCGGACTGATGTACAATGCTTGCACAGGTGGCAGAAGGTTCTTAATCCTGAACTTGTCAAAGGTCCATGGTCTAAAGAGGTAAATACATATGCTTTAATAATACATGGTTATGTGGAACACGCAGCATCCATGTATTTTATATTGCTACTAACTATTTTACTTCTTGACTTCCAGGAGGATGAAGTCATAGGTGAATTAGTTAAGAAATATGGCCCCAAAAAGTGGTCCACCATTGCTCAACATTTGCCAGGACGTATTGGAAAACAATGTAGGGAAAGGTAAGCAAGTTGATTCTTTTGTTTTCCTAAATGGTATACATGTAATGTATcgctttcttttgtttttctttcttttctttttacttaaatatgGTTTCAGTTTCCCTAGATTTCTTTTGTGAATAAAGTTCCGAGAGCTTTGTGAGGTTTCAGCTTTCTAATTTTTCTCATTCAGTTTACATGAGAACTCTAAACTCCAGATGagcattaattttcttttataccTACTTAATTGCTGTTTTCCATCTAAACCCTTTTCACTAAGTGTTAGACGCTGTTCTTCAACTAATGTTTGGACAAATCCCACTAAAATTCAAGAAATGTATGTCAACGGAATCCTTGCCAGTGGAAGAATATAGAAGTTTTGTGGTGCCATCTGtgttgaattttcttttatttgccATAATTCAAATCAAGTGACAATTTCTCCAAGAATAAAACTcatattttcacttttatttgtgaATATGTTACAATAATTTTTAAGAGTGATCTTTTCAGGTGGCACAATCATCTAAATCCTGGAATAAACAAGGAAGCTTGGACTCAAGAGGAGGAGATGACTCTCGTTCATGCCCATCAAATTTATGGGAACAAGTGGGCGGAGTTGACGAAATTTTTACCCGGAAGGTACTTTGAAGCTGTCAGCCACTCTCTTTGTATAGAACAAGAGTtcttttggtttatttttccCTTTGAGTTGTTACACTGAGAATTCCTTCACTATTTTATATGACGTGTAAAgatttttctatgatttttcAGGACAGATAATGCCATTAAAAATCACTGGAATAGTTCTGTCAAAAAGAAATTGGACACGTTTTTGACATCAGCACCACTTGCTCAGTTCCCTGCTCTGCCTATTGTCAACCATCAGAACCAATCAATCCGTTCTTCGATAAAGTTGCAACAGAGCAGTGAAGATGATAGTGTTCGTAAAGAAGGAACAGAAATGGAGGAAGTTTCAGAATGCAGTCAAGGTTCAAATCTTGCTGGTTGTTCCCAATCTACAAGTGATATGGGCAACACATTTGCACATACAAGAGAGGAGAGCAAATTGCTGGAGGATTCAAATTACAGGAAGGACCCAAGCGCCAGTTCAGCACCGTGTTCTGAATACTATACCCCAGCCTTTGAAGATATTACTTTTTCAGTGGAAGAAGTGCCCAGTGAACTTGCCGAATCCAAGCTCCTGGAGCATAACTTTTCACATGACTGGGCAACATCAATGGGAAAAGATTGGCAGTTTAATCCAGATGACATACCAAATGTTTCTCCTCTGGAGTTGATGCAGGATTCTTCAGGTCTCTTCATGCAGTGTCTAACTGGTACTGAGAATCATGACATGGTATCCTTTCCACAGCAGAATGGAATGAAGTTCGAAACGACTAATGATGGGAGCATGGTTGTGGGATTACACCAGCCGAATGAAATGTTTACTTCTGTGGAGGGTTTCAGAATGGTATACCCTGAGGCAGAAATTCCTCAATGCTTCCCTTCGGAAACTGCTATGAATGGTGTAGATGAAACTGCGGGTTCTTTGATTTATCAGATCTCTGAGGGTGGAAATATGTCCATAGAAAATTGCAATCCTCTCTGTTCAGATGTTATGGGAACTTCATCCTGCCAACCATGTTCTGTTCCTTCACAGTTTTCTTCAGAGCAAAGCTCATTCATGTTTGGTATTGCCTCAAATCAGTTTCATAATCCTCCGCATCCAGCTCATGAGTCCCAGACAAGTAAATGTGATAGTTTTCCATATCCCATTGAATCTGATAGTCCTTGTGACAACATAATGGATGATCCTCTCCTGAAAGACCAACTGGATCAAACAAAAGATTCTGTACAGCTAGTTTCTGTGAATGATTTTGGCTCAACTTCTTCAAATACTATTCAAACATGTCCGATGGTAAATGGAAATTCAGCTgtaaaagaagagaagaaggatgGTGGAGCCTTGTGCTATGAGCCGCCTCGTTTTCCGAGCTTGGATGTTCCATTTTTCAGTTGTGATCTTATACAATCTGGTACAGATACACAGCAAGAGTTCAGTCCTCTTGGCATACGTCAGTTGATGATGACTTCTGTGAACTGTCTTACTCCATTTAGGTTGTGGGATTCACCAAAAAGAGATGGTAGTCCAGATGCCGTCTTGAGAAGTGCTGCCAAAACTTTCACAAGTACACCTTCTATATTAAAGAAGCGACACCGTGATTTGGTGTCACCTTTATCAGAAAAGCGATGTGGAAAGAAGCTTGAAAGTGATCTCCGTCGAGAATCATTTTCTAATCTGGCTAAGGATTTTTCTCGTCTAGATGTTATGTTTGACGACTCTGCAAATGAAAAAGCAATGTCTTCCCTAACTACTGATCAAACTGTTGAACTGCAAGCTTCATATGAagataaagaaaacataaatccAACTGAAGATGGACGAAAGGAGGAGGACAAGGGATGCAATGGACATTCAATCTGTGGAACTTCTGGGAGACAGTTAGATGGAGGTGAAGTCCACTATAAAGATCAAGGAACAAGGGAGGGCAAAAGGATTGGAGCCAATGATGCAATTGGAAAGGTGAATCAAGTCATTTTGTTTCCTTTTGGCACCACTTTGTGTTTTCTGAGAGTGGTGGTGGTATCAATATTAGCATTACCAtttaatactccctccgtcctaTTTTATGGGAGGTAGTTTGACTCGGCTCGGtgtttaagaaagaaaggaagacttttaaaacttgtggtctaaaatgaatgatagaaatttgtgtggctaaaaattatttcattaaggtctttatcaaaaaaaaaattattaaaatagacattttaaagttaaattgctACTTAAATATGTGGactaaaattcaatgaaaattttCCCAATCAAAAAACTGGAGCTGGATGTTACGAAATTCCTTCCTTTCCATTCAAGATCTTCACTATCTGTATGTCCTTTgttccatttttttctaaagtGATGGCGCTCTACACTCTTCTACTCTTGTTGCATGATACTGTAACATCTTTTTAAGTCAATCTAAATTTGATGTTGACGTTTAAAATTCTTGCACAGTTTTAATGTGGTTATGACAACTGCCTGTGTTGATTTACGTATGCTTGCAAGACCCATTCAACTTATTCGACAGAGAATCCTTTAATTGGAAATAACTTTTATGCTCTGCTTGTTTCAGATAAAACAGCCTTCTGGAGTTCTAGTTGAACTTAATGCAAGTGATCTGTTCTTTTCTCCTGATCGTTTTGGAGCCAACTCCGACAGAGCTACAAATCTAAGCAATAAAGCTTTAGGAAATCAGTATGCTAGACGGATCGAAGCTGCATCAAACCAAGGTTCTGTTTCATCTTCATTTGAGACTTCATGTTTCTCTGTTATTTGCTCTCCTCGTATACGTGGAAAGAAGGATGGAAGTACTTTTGTTATCACTACATCAATGCAATCTGCTCCCACATCAACTGCCTTGGAGAACTCAGCTGAGACTTCAGGAAATGGAGTTGGAGCTGAGACTGTAAGCATGTAAGATAGTTGCTgttcttttatattcttttgttgtttttccaATACCCTTTCCACAGCATTTCTGTCCTGCAAAGTTAACGGTGCATTGATCCTGTTTCTCCACAGATCTGGAGAAACACCTTATAAAAGGAGTATTGAATCTCCTTCAGCTTGGAAATCTCCATGGATCTTCACCCCTTTCCTGTCAAGCCCGAGACTTGATAATGAACTTACTT is part of the Solanum pennellii chromosome 8, SPENNV200 genome and harbors:
- the LOC107029117 gene encoding transcription factor MYB3R-1-like, giving the protein MESDRISTPSDGTSSSYQRVRPLHGRTSGPTRRSTKGQWTPEEDDTLCKAVQRFKGKNWKKIAECFKDRTDVQCLHRWQKVLNPELVKGPWSKEEDEVIGELVKKYGPKKWSTIAQHLPGRIGKQCRERWHNHLNPGINKEAWTQEEEMTLVHAHQIYGNKWAELTKFLPGRTDNAIKNHWNSSVKKKLDTFLTSAPLAQFPALPIVNHQNQSIRSSIKLQQSSEDDSVRKEGTEMEEVSECSQGSNLAGCSQSTSDMGNTFAHTREESKLLEDSNYRKDPSASSAPCSEYYTPAFEDITFSVEEVPSELAESKLLEHNFSHDWATSMGKDWQFNPDDIPNVSPLELMQDSSGLFMQCLTGTENHDMVSFPQQNGMKFETTNDGSMVVGLHQPNEMFTSVEGFRMVYPEAEIPQCFPSETAMNGVDETAGSLIYQISEGGNMSIENCNPLCSDVMGTSSCQPCSVPSQFSSEQSSFMFGIASNQFHNPPHPAHESQTSKCDSFPYPIESDSPCDNIMDDPLLKDQLDQTKDSVQLVSVNDFGSTSSNTIQTCPMVNGNSAVKEEKKDGGALCYEPPRFPSLDVPFFSCDLIQSGTDTQQEFSPLGIRQLMMTSVNCLTPFRLWDSPKRDGSPDAVLRSAAKTFTSTPSILKKRHRDLVSPLSEKRCGKKLESDLRRESFSNLAKDFSRLDVMFDDSANEKAMSSLTTDQTVELQASYEDKENINPTEDGRKEEDKGCNGHSICGTSGRQLDGGEVHYKDQGTREGKRIGANDAIGKIKQPSGVLVELNASDLFFSPDRFGANSDRATNLSNKALGNQYARRIEAASNQGSVSSSFETSCFSVICSPRIRGKKDGSTFVITTSMQSAPTSTALENSAETSGNGVGAETVSISGETPYKRSIESPSAWKSPWIFTPFLSSPRLDNELTFEDLALFMSPGDRSYDAIGLMKQLSEQTAGAFADAQEVLGGDTPESILRGRNSKNQKADENHSLLSANAMSERRTLDFSECGSPGKGKETEKCCSSNNSFSSPSSYLLKGCR